The Methylomarinum vadi genome has a window encoding:
- a CDS encoding helicase HerA-like domain-containing protein, with translation MKRILLGGNGRGQVVMDAAMGNRHGMIAGATGTGKTVTLQVLAEAYSRLGVPVFMADAKGDLSGIAKAGLTNAEIERRLQAIGIADFRFRENPTVFWDVFGRNGHPVRTTISDMGPLLLGHLLELNETQTGVLYSCFRLADDQGLLLLDLKDLRALLNWMADHAAELKSDYGHFSRASIGAIQRRLLVLEEQGAGDFFGEPAIQLEDFCRSDFSGNGVISLLDATELINKAPRLYAAFLLWLLSELFETLPEVGDADKPKLVLFFDEAHLLFDQAPKALLDKVEQVVRLVRSKGVGIYFISQSPLDIPEDVLGQLGLKIQHALRAFTPKDRKVIKAVAENFRENPTLETEKTIQELTTGEALVSVLNRDGSPSPVERVLMCPPGSRIGPLSEMERKEHIQRSPYHGRYEQAVDRESVYEILKNKAERMVAVAERQDIGSSYGRRGRNRQSVGEAMLKSAARSIGSQLGRQIIRGLLGSLLGGRR, from the coding sequence ATGAAGCGAATATTGTTGGGGGGAAATGGACGGGGGCAAGTCGTCATGGATGCGGCGATGGGCAATCGTCATGGCATGATCGCCGGTGCCACCGGGACCGGAAAAACGGTGACGCTGCAGGTGCTGGCGGAGGCCTATTCTCGCCTCGGCGTGCCGGTGTTTATGGCCGATGCCAAAGGCGATCTATCGGGTATCGCCAAAGCGGGGTTGACGAATGCCGAAATCGAACGGCGTCTCCAGGCTATCGGCATCGCCGATTTTCGTTTTCGCGAAAATCCGACCGTATTTTGGGATGTGTTCGGTCGCAACGGGCATCCGGTAAGGACGACGATTTCGGACATGGGGCCGTTATTGCTGGGCCATTTATTGGAACTGAACGAGACCCAGACCGGGGTTCTGTACAGCTGTTTTCGCCTTGCCGATGACCAAGGCTTGTTGCTGCTGGATTTAAAGGATCTGCGCGCCTTGCTGAATTGGATGGCGGATCATGCTGCGGAGCTAAAATCCGACTATGGCCATTTTTCCCGAGCCAGCATAGGCGCCATTCAACGGCGCCTACTGGTATTGGAGGAACAAGGGGCGGGCGATTTTTTCGGCGAACCGGCGATACAGTTGGAGGATTTCTGCCGTAGCGATTTCTCCGGCAATGGCGTGATCAGCCTGTTGGATGCGACCGAGTTGATCAACAAGGCGCCACGGTTGTATGCGGCTTTCTTGTTATGGTTGCTGTCGGAATTGTTCGAAACGCTGCCGGAAGTGGGCGATGCCGATAAACCCAAGCTGGTGCTGTTTTTCGACGAGGCGCATTTATTGTTCGATCAGGCGCCGAAGGCCTTGCTCGATAAAGTCGAGCAGGTCGTTCGATTGGTTCGTTCCAAGGGGGTTGGCATTTATTTTATCAGTCAGTCTCCGTTGGATATTCCCGAGGATGTATTGGGGCAATTGGGCTTGAAGATCCAACATGCCCTGCGGGCTTTTACCCCCAAGGATAGGAAAGTGATCAAGGCGGTGGCGGAGAATTTTCGCGAAAATCCTACGCTGGAGACGGAAAAAACGATACAGGAATTGACGACCGGCGAAGCGTTGGTATCGGTCTTGAACCGGGACGGCAGTCCGTCCCCGGTGGAGAGGGTTCTAATGTGTCCGCCGGGTTCCCGGATCGGTCCTTTGAGCGAAATGGAAAGAAAGGAACATATTCAGCGCTCTCCCTATCACGGCCGCTACGAGCAAGCGGTGGATCGTGAATCGGTCTATGAAATACTGAAAAATAAGGCGGAACGCATGGTCGCTGTGGCTGAACGGCAAGACATTGGATCATCTTATGGTCGGCGAGGGAGAAATCGGCAATCGGTTGGCGAGGCCATGCTGAAAAGTGCTGCTCGCAGTATCGGCAGCCAGCTGGGGCGGCAGATTATCCGGGGGCTGTTAGGGTCTTTGTTGGGCGGCCGGCGTTAG